A genomic window from Flavobacterium phycosphaerae includes:
- a CDS encoding helix-turn-helix domain-containing protein, with protein MLYTTAKKQVTMENIPIRHIPETLKEPNLSGSFSIRAIETLLSGKDLVQELHRHDFYLLLALQKGAGSHEIDFTAYDIGYHTVFLLRPGQVHQLHIKAGSTGYLVQFKTDFLYSHNSAAQNHLTKLIQFSLYQLKPDGFHKMEVILAEALKEYTTKAKGYQEVLKANLSILLIELLRQRQDKVQSTAKGTPYAQEKLEDFLALVETNITTLKQVSQYTNLLHLSSYQLSAITKTLLNKTPSEIITDYILLEAKRQLLATSNQVSQIAYNLGYDDASYFIRFFKKHTSFSPETFRQNSK; from the coding sequence ATGTTGTACACCACAGCAAAGAAACAAGTAACAATGGAAAACATTCCGATAAGACATATACCGGAGACACTCAAAGAGCCTAACCTCTCAGGTAGTTTCAGCATTAGGGCTATTGAAACTCTGTTGTCGGGCAAGGACTTGGTGCAGGAACTTCATCGGCATGATTTTTATTTGCTGTTGGCTTTGCAAAAAGGAGCCGGTTCTCATGAAATTGACTTTACGGCTTATGACATTGGCTACCATACGGTTTTCTTATTGCGTCCCGGACAAGTGCATCAGTTGCATATAAAGGCCGGAAGCACTGGCTATTTGGTACAGTTTAAAACTGATTTTTTGTATTCACATAACAGTGCGGCCCAAAATCATTTAACCAAACTAATCCAATTTTCTTTATATCAACTAAAGCCGGATGGATTTCATAAAATGGAAGTTATATTGGCTGAGGCTTTAAAAGAATATACGACTAAAGCAAAAGGATATCAGGAAGTGTTAAAAGCCAACCTTAGCATATTGCTTATCGAATTGCTGCGCCAACGACAGGATAAAGTACAGTCCACAGCAAAAGGCACTCCGTATGCACAGGAAAAACTGGAAGACTTTTTAGCCTTAGTTGAAACCAACATAACTACGTTGAAACAAGTTTCGCAGTATACTAACTTATTGCATTTGTCTTCTTATCAATTAAGCGCCATAACAAAAACGTTGCTAAACAAAACGCCTTCCGAAATTATAACCGATTATATTCTACTGGAAGCCAAACGACAATTGTTAGCCACCTCCAATCAGGTCAGTCAGATTGCCTATAACTTAGGGTACGATGACGCTTCCTATTTCATTCGCTTTTTTAAGAAACATACTTCTTTCTCCCCGGAAACGTTTAGACAAAACTCTAAATAA
- a CDS encoding NAD(P)/FAD-dependent oxidoreductase: MKPVSSRRQFIKQSGLALTAVVLPISFTKSSINTFMNTTKSFDVIIIGGSYSGLAAAMALGRALKQVLVIDSGHPCNAQTPYSHNFLTQDGNTPKGIASIGKEQVAKYPNINFFNGIASKGTKTKKGFDIETEWGEKFQASKIIFATGIKDVMPKIAGFEACWGISVLHCPYCHGYEVRDTATGILGNGDYAFELAKMIANWTGDLTIYTNGQATLTTEQLAKLQKHHIKVVEKEITKLDHNTGHLKVIVFTDGSTVPLNVLYSPRPFVQHCTIPESLGCEMNEDGYIKVNGFQETTIDGVYACGDNTTRLRAVANAVAMGTTAGMAVSKKLILEQF, encoded by the coding sequence ATGAAACCTGTTTCCTCAAGACGCCAATTCATCAAACAAAGTGGATTGGCACTTACCGCCGTGGTTTTACCCATTTCGTTTACAAAATCTTCAATCAATACTTTCATGAACACTACAAAATCATTTGATGTTATCATCATCGGAGGCAGTTATTCCGGATTGGCCGCAGCTATGGCTTTGGGAAGAGCCTTAAAACAGGTTTTAGTTATTGACAGTGGTCATCCCTGCAATGCCCAAACCCCTTACTCCCATAATTTCCTGACTCAGGATGGTAATACGCCAAAAGGAATTGCCTCTATTGGTAAAGAACAAGTCGCAAAATATCCTAATATCAATTTCTTTAACGGCATAGCCTCAAAAGGAACGAAAACAAAAAAAGGCTTTGACATAGAAACAGAATGGGGAGAAAAATTCCAAGCGTCCAAAATAATCTTCGCTACAGGTATAAAAGATGTTATGCCCAAAATAGCCGGTTTTGAGGCCTGCTGGGGAATATCCGTATTACATTGCCCTTATTGTCATGGCTACGAAGTTCGCGATACCGCAACAGGCATTCTTGGCAACGGCGACTATGCATTTGAATTGGCAAAAATGATTGCCAACTGGACCGGCGACTTGACTATCTACACCAATGGCCAAGCAACTTTAACAACAGAACAACTGGCCAAACTGCAAAAGCACCATATTAAAGTGGTAGAAAAGGAAATCACAAAACTAGACCATAACACCGGTCACCTGAAAGTCATAGTTTTCACCGATGGCAGTACCGTTCCTCTAAACGTCCTATATTCTCCGAGACCTTTTGTACAGCATTGTACCATTCCCGAGTCATTAGGATGCGAAATGAATGAAGATGGGTATATCAAGGTCAATGGATTTCAGGAAACCACGATTGATGGTGTTTACGCTTGCGGCGACAATACTACCCGATTGCGAGCGGTTGCCAATGCTGTGGCTATGGGAACCACTGCGGGTATGGCGGTCAGTAAAAAACTGATACTCGAACAATTTTAA
- a CDS encoding short chain dehydrogenase, whose protein sequence is MKIIIVGATGTMGTHLVKALEKEHEVIKVASKDGDIDADITSTESIENMFKQVGTFDALISTAGPTFVGPWGKLNDSTFRQGVEGKMMGQINLVLIGQKYINPKGSFTLITGALTHEPQVNFANASAANGAVEGFVRAAAIELENGIRINAVSPTVIEDSPQYFPYFPGEIPTTMRQLEFMFRKSVFGKVTGHVIKP, encoded by the coding sequence ATGAAAATCATTATTGTAGGGGCTACAGGCACCATGGGAACACACTTAGTAAAAGCGTTAGAAAAGGAGCATGAAGTTATCAAAGTTGCCTCAAAAGACGGTGACATCGATGCTGACATCACTTCAACTGAATCAATCGAAAACATGTTTAAACAGGTGGGCACTTTCGACGCTTTAATTTCAACCGCCGGACCCACTTTCGTCGGACCTTGGGGCAAACTGAATGATTCAACTTTCAGACAAGGGGTCGAAGGTAAAATGATGGGGCAAATTAATTTGGTGTTAATTGGCCAAAAGTACATTAACCCTAAAGGATCTTTTACCTTAATTACCGGAGCCTTAACCCACGAGCCTCAGGTAAACTTTGCTAATGCATCAGCGGCTAATGGTGCCGTGGAAGGTTTTGTTCGTGCTGCAGCAATTGAATTGGAAAATGGCATTCGTATCAATGCGGTAAGTCCAACTGTTATTGAAGACTCACCACAATATTTCCCATACTTCCCCGGAGAAATTCCAACTACTATGAGACAATTGGAATTCATGTTCCGCAAAAGTGTATTTGGCAAAGTAACCGGTCATGTAATCAAACCTTAA